A genomic window from Candidatus Denitrolinea symbiosum includes:
- a CDS encoding chaperonin GroL produces the protein MAAKQLIFSEDARRRLKEGMDAVANAVSITLGPKGRNVAIDRKFGSPTITHDGVSVAKEIELEDPFANMGAQLLKEAASKTNDIAGDGTTTSTVLAHAIVTEGLKALAAGYNPMLLKRGIEQASDEIVKALKKMSTKIDTREEIASVATNSAADAEIGNLIADVMDKVGKDGVITVEESKSLQFEQEYVEGMQFDRGYISAYFITDTEHMESVISEPYILINEKKISAAQDIVPILEKLVQLGKRELVIIAEDIDGEALATLVLNKLRGMLNVLAVKAPGFGDRRKAMLQDIAILTGGTVISEETGRKLETATLQDLGRADKVTADKENTTIIGGKGKKSAVEGRINEIRAEIDKSTSDYDKEKLQERLAKLSGGVAIIRVGAATETELKEKKHRVEDALSAARAAVEEGIVPGGEISLINAGDALDKVKGESEEEQVGIGIVKKALEAPIRKLAANAGQDGSVIIDAVRRKAKELKNKNIGYNVLSGEFTDMLKDGVIDPVKVVRGALENAASIASMILTTEVLITDLPEKDKPAPAMPPGGMDY, from the coding sequence ATGGCTGCCAAACAACTCATTTTTTCTGAAGACGCGCGCCGCCGCCTGAAAGAAGGCATGGATGCCGTCGCGAACGCCGTCTCCATCACGCTCGGGCCGAAAGGCCGCAACGTGGCGATTGACCGCAAGTTCGGCTCTCCCACCATCACCCACGATGGCGTTTCCGTCGCCAAGGAAATCGAGCTGGAAGACCCGTTCGCCAATATGGGCGCGCAACTGCTCAAGGAAGCCGCGTCCAAGACCAACGATATCGCCGGAGACGGAACCACCACCTCCACCGTCCTCGCGCACGCCATTGTGACCGAGGGACTCAAGGCGCTGGCCGCCGGTTATAACCCGATGCTGCTCAAGCGCGGTATTGAGCAGGCCTCCGACGAGATCGTCAAGGCGCTCAAGAAAATGTCCACCAAGATCGATACGCGGGAAGAGATCGCCTCCGTCGCCACCAACTCCGCCGCGGACGCCGAGATCGGCAACCTGATCGCGGACGTGATGGACAAGGTCGGCAAAGACGGCGTCATCACCGTGGAAGAGTCCAAGTCCCTGCAATTCGAGCAGGAATACGTGGAAGGTATGCAGTTCGACCGCGGCTACATCTCGGCCTACTTCATCACCGACACCGAACACATGGAATCGGTCATCAGCGAGCCGTACATCCTCATCAACGAGAAGAAGATCTCCGCCGCGCAGGACATCGTCCCGATCCTCGAGAAACTCGTCCAGCTTGGCAAACGCGAATTGGTCATCATCGCCGAAGACATTGACGGCGAAGCCCTGGCGACCCTCGTGCTGAACAAACTGCGCGGCATGTTGAACGTGCTGGCCGTCAAAGCCCCGGGCTTCGGCGACCGCCGCAAGGCCATGCTGCAAGACATCGCCATCCTGACCGGCGGAACCGTCATCTCGGAAGAGACCGGCCGCAAGCTGGAAACCGCCACCCTGCAAGACCTCGGCCGCGCCGACAAAGTCACCGCGGATAAAGAGAACACCACCATCATCGGCGGCAAAGGCAAGAAGTCGGCAGTGGAAGGCCGCATCAACGAGATCCGCGCCGAAATCGACAAGTCCACCAGCGACTACGACAAGGAAAAACTCCAGGAACGCCTCGCCAAACTGAGCGGCGGCGTCGCCATCATTCGCGTGGGCGCGGCCACCGAGACCGAGTTGAAGGAAAAGAAACACCGCGTGGAAGACGCCCTCTCCGCGGCCCGCGCGGCCGTTGAGGAAGGCATCGTCCCCGGCGGCGAGATCTCGCTCATCAACGCCGGCGACGCGCTGGACAAGGTGAAAGGCGAAAGCGAAGAGGAGCAGGTCGGCATCGGCATCGTCAAGAAGGCGCTCGAAGCCCCGATCCGCAAACTGGCCGCCAACGCCGGGCAGGACGGCTCCGTCATCATCGACGCCGTCCGCCGCAAGGCCAAAGAGCTCAAGAACAAGAACATCGGCTACAACGTGTTGAGCGGCGAGTTCACCGACATGCTCAAAGACGGCGTCATCGACCCGGTGAAGGTTGTGCGCGGCGCGCTCGAGAACGCGGCCTCCATCGCCTCGATGATCCTCACCACCGAAGTCCTCATCACCGACCTGCCCGAGAAGGACAAACCCGCCCCGGCCATGCCGCCCGGCGGAATGGACTACTAA
- a CDS encoding co-chaperone GroES, giving the protein MKLSLKPLGDRLVVEPIEQEEVTAGGIVLPETAKEKPQQGKVLAAGPGARDDEGKRVAMDVKAGDKVLYAKYSGTEFKLDGKKLLILRESDLLAIID; this is encoded by the coding sequence ATGAAACTCTCCCTTAAACCCCTGGGCGACCGCCTCGTGGTGGAGCCCATTGAGCAGGAAGAAGTGACTGCAGGCGGCATCGTCCTGCCCGAAACCGCCAAAGAGAAGCCCCAGCAGGGCAAGGTGCTGGCGGCCGGCCCCGGCGCCCGCGACGACGAAGGCAAGCGCGTCGCCATGGACGTGAAAGCCGGCGATAAGGTGCTGTACGCCAAGTACTCTGGCACCGAGTTCAAACTGGACGGCAAGAAATTGCTCATTCTGCGCGAGAGCGACCTGCTCGCGATCATTGATTAA